The following is a genomic window from Vitis vinifera cultivar Pinot Noir 40024 chromosome 6, ASM3070453v1.
TACAAAATACTATGCTGTGTTCCAGATAAATTGAAAGAGGGAACTCCTTCAGCTGAATTCTAGAAATGGAAGTGTATgatatttatttctttcaatTGATTGATATTCACATTTGAAGTGATGATGCCACACATAAAtgcataatttgatttttacgCATTGAATCTACTTGTCATTCCATTAAATATCAAGTTGATCCCACAGTTCTTGGTGGGGTGGTTCTTGAAACAGGGCAGTGTGTGTTTTGCATGTGAATAGAACATTGAGCATGACAGATGGATAGGTGCCTTTAGGAGTTCATCAGCACTGAGGGCCCCTAAATGTAGAAGCTAACCATGGTCTATTGGTCCCCCCTCTATGTGTGAGTCATAGCCGTGCATGGGACCTACCTTACCTGAAATTCAAGGTGAGTATGGGAAAGTTTTTCTGGTGATATTTTTTCCATAATGATCTATGATGTTGTGAAGAGATAATAGTTTCTCATAAGTAGCCAATTCTTTTCATGCCGGAAGGGGAATCTTTGTGGCCTCAAAACATTAGCTAAAAGGGGACAAATGCAGCTTTCACTTCCATTTTGGCAAGCCCTACTAACATCCTTTTTGATGGCTTTTTCTCTGGTGTTTTTATTGGAATGATGCATATTGGAATCTCTCTCATTTGGCCCCTGCATTTTGAAGATAGggcatttcctttttctttctttgtgatGGATGCACATTCTATGACTAGGTTTCTCTTAAGTTGAATAGAAGGCCAGTCCCCAGTAGGGTCAATATCATCACTCCAATGGCATGTTTGCTTATTGGTAGGGTAACCAACATGAACAGAATGAGACTTTGGCAAGACAACAGTAAAGAGAAAGCATAGAAAAGTTGAAACCTTTGGAGTAGCTCCATTGTTTCCTTGCGCCCTTTTTCcctttcctcattttttttatattattgtcTGTCTTGTATCTTTTTCTTGCATATCGACACCTTTGGAAGTGGCTTCATTTAGGATCTATCTATCTCTCTACAATGATCTTGTTCTACCATCAAGCATCTTCACTTTCTTTTACGTACTTCTCATGAATCATATTGCACTTCCTACTTCTTTCTGGTCATTGGTTGCAGTCATTATATTTTGCATATAAACAGGTGTTGTATTACTTGATGAAATGTATAGATGGCTGAATACATCATAGCTTTTCTCTTTGTACCTGGGACTATATCCATATTGATTGCCCTTCTAGTTTTGCCTTGAAACCTTTTAGACTCCTCAACCTTTTTCCTTGTGTGTGATGGAGAAGTTAACTGGAAAAAAGATTGTATATGCCATGAGCAGGATGTACAGGGTCCACTTTTGACAGCCATTAACGCCTGTTTGGTTGATGGAAAACCAACATCATTAAAGGGTTTGATCCATTTTTATGTGGGGTTTGAAGGGTTTGCAATGGTTTAAGAGATTGTAATTTGGGAGAAGGGAGAGAAAAATGGGATGCTGATTCTCTAGTAGGTCTTGATTTgttaagggaaaaataaaaagagaataaaaaatgagtataaACTTGCTAAGTTTTCTCTCATACACTCCTCCTAATTTGTCTTTGGAGAATTTAGATTGGCTTACCCCATGGTGGTGGGTGTCAGGTGTTCGAGACCTTTTCTATCCACGATTTagcatttgataatatttttccattttcagcAAATGAGGATGGGATAAAGGATTACCCTTTTCATGGTtgaatattcttttatttatttatttttaattaaactaaaagtTAACAGCGATCTATTTCTTTATACTTGTTCGGGAAGTAGAAAGCGTTTCATTTTTTCCTAAATAGTTTCTTTCAAAAGTGCATCTACGATCTACCCATGATCAAAATAAAACTTTGGGTAAAACTAAGTGGAGGTCCGAGCCCACCCCAAGATGAGTGCACCATTACTTCGGGAGCACAGGTGAGACAAAGAAGCCTAATGGTGCGATTACCATCCAAACTTGGGATAAAATTAGACATAGGAAACAAAGGTGAATCATAAcaccatataaaaaaatgaatcaaaatcctATAAAGAGTGGAATTTGATTCCCATGATTCCCATTGggaataaataattcaaattaaaagtTCATGTCAGTGTTTCAACCATAAGATATTTGTTAAACAGTGAGTCTTGACACAGAAAACCCTGGAGGAAGAGGacaaagaaaagagaattaCAAAAACAAGCAAACTTTTGGTTGCTGGGGCTCCATTTATCTCCATGGTGGGGTTAAGGGTTAAAGCTTACAGGTATAATGGCTTTAGAAAGTCAACAATCTGTTGCACCATTTCTTTCTTGTTTAGTTTTTTCTCATCATCCATCATCCTTTTGTTAATTAATCCTAACAATGAATTGAAAATTCCCATTACAAGACTGAAAATTTAAGGCAACACAAAGAGAGAATATCTCACTTCCTTCAATCACAATTCATTCATCCTTCCCTTTTTGTGCTCCCCCTTTCTCCTTCtctccatttttcttatttgcaTACAAATCTACACATGAAATTCATGCATGCCAGTTCATAATTGAGACCCCCATCCATTCATTCCAGATCCATCGTTGGATCGATCAACCACCACCGTTGGATTTGTCTTCTTCCTAATTATGATGTGAGAATATTTAtgattgttcttaaaaatatctTGGAGTCATTTCTACTTCTTCTTTTccccttttccttttgttaCAGGATTTTAGGGTTCTAGGCCATGGGTGTTAAAGGTTTGAATCTTGTGGCAAACAGAACTTTGTTTGGATGACATGGACTGACAGGCATATGCAGGTGttatttatgattatcatattatatatttttcatgggCCTTCAAGTGCACGTGTGGGTTTTTGGATGATGTGGACTTATGGGCACTTGCCACATGTATCATTTACTACACGTGGAATGACCAATTgagtaattttaattcaatgaatttttatatgatatcttataaaaataaaaacatttatgtATTCCACACACCAATATCCATATTATTGGAAAATctagataaatattaataaaatatcataattaagaTTTCGGTAAAAGAGACAAGGAGAACCGTtatcaaaatataagaaatttaataattttttttttcaaaaattgatgaTAAATGCAAATACATGAATTGAAATTAGaatattattttgagaatgTACTAATGAGTGATTTAGAAGAGAAAATTGTTGATGTATGTTAATAATAATCACGAAAAAagtaagcaaaaaaaaaaaaaaaaactaatgaaatgtttaataataatttaattttctttccatttatatatattttttgtattttctctctattttcttctattcaaacttttcaaaaatcaggTATAATAGAAGATGTGATGAAATATCTGTTTCTTAAATTCTACTACCATGAAGGTAAATGGTAATatcatatgaaataaagaaatagaaattttgataaactaaaaataaataaatattttgatagagAGTACAAATTTGGTTTTCACgtgaatatatattttattcaaatttctatttataataAACAATCTAAACATAATAATTAATGAATGCTGATCAATATTGTAAACATTTTCAAAGGGAAGAAGGTAgtttgttatttaaaataaattacaaaaacatTTGATATTAGAAATTATCATGACGGAgacacaaattaattaattaatatataaataaacacattgaaattatagaaaaaaatgtaatttttttttaatccttggTCTTGCCACATTGtttattatctcatattatatatatatatatatatatatagcttcaAATACACGTGTGGGCGTGTGTATATTTGAATGAAAGAGTGAGAGATTATGTGAAGTGAAAGCAAAAAATGTTGGCTTGGTTACAAGTTACAACACAAAAcagtataaataaatatatatatatatatatatattgctagtAGATTTTCAAGAAGCCTATGATAGATAGAAGTATATGATGATTGGCTTGTGAGTGAAGAAAAATGCATAGAAAAGGACAAGGTATGGAGTCAAAGACAAGACGACCacctatctctctctctctctctctctctctttctctctctctctctctctcaatgaGGACAGGTCCCTCTCCATACCGTTTAATACTCACTCTCATCGACCAACCAACCCCTCGCTCTTTCTCTTTCCATTATTCTAAGCAAACCCCACAACCATctccatcatcttcatcatcatttccTCCCCATCAAgccttcttctctctctctataaaGTCTAATTACTCTTCCCCATCAACCCAGTTGGGTGTTGTTGTTTTTGCCGTAGCAGTACAACGGGGGCCTGTGGCAATGAGGAAGCCTGAGAAGAGTACTGCCAATGGTGCCTGCAGCAACACCACTTCTACTGGTAGCAAGCTTAGGAAGGGGCTGTGGTCACCTGAGGAAGACGACAAGCTGATGAACTACATGCTGAATAATGGGCAGGGCTGTTGGAGTGATGTTGCCAGGAATGCCGGCCTCCAGAGGTGTGGCAAGAGCTGCCGCCTCCGCTGGATTAACTACTTGAGGCCGGACCTTAAACGCGGCGCCTTCTCGCCTCAGGAGGAGGAGCTCATCATCCACTTGCATTCCCTTTTAGGCAACAGGTCCTTCATCATCTCTCTCTGTTCTCCATTTTAATTTCCTCCCTTCCTAGTAATTCAAAATCCATCTCAAAAACCATCACATGTCGCTTGATCAGTTTTGATTATGCTCGATTTCTTCATTGATGTTTTGTATACTATACATgctttaattttcctttttattttgaaaaaaaagggaaatctAGCTAGGAGCCTTTGGCTGTGGGGAAGACTATACATATACATAAGTCACAACACTAGAAAATAGTTGTTTTTGCAACGTATTTACTCATGTATACCCTGTATATGTATACAGGAAAATGTATAGATGTACGAAAGCATAATCTAATAAGAAATTTGCATGAAAAGGAAATTGAGAATTATGGGGAGTTGGATACTCATAATCTGGAAGCAGTCCAAGTGAAAAGGACATTGGTatgtatttttcaatttttggtgTCAATGTCTGTCCTTTGAGTTGAAGACACTCCACTCATCTCCCATGTTTGTTTTGGGATTGAAGCTTCCATGCATGCATTTATGCTTTCAACATGACTCTCACACTATCCTCAACCGATTTTGTTTGATTATCTTTCTCTACACACAAACAAACACATACTGAAAATTCATGTTGTTTTCAAATCCACTGGTTTGACATCCCTCACCAACCCTatcttttgttttgtaattcAAGTCATTGTCCCCTTAATTCAAATATGGAGTTGTGTGTGCTGGTCTTGATATGAAGTCTGAAAAGTTTGGAATAAACGGGTTTTCTCCGTTTCGGGTATCTGAAAGCGACATGGGGATTGTGGTTTACTATTTATAAGAACTTTGAGTTGAAGACACTCCAAgtctatttttgttttgaattccAAGCTTTCATGCATGGAAATTAGTTAACCATGCATTAGAACATCTTGCCTTTTCACATTTGTAACTGATTTTTGATTGTGTTGTCTGAAGGTGGTCTCAAATTGCGGCCCGCTTGCCAGGACGTACTGACAATGAGATAAAGAATTTTTGGAACTCGACGATAAAGAAGAGGCTCAAGAACTCGTCATCAGTGCCCTCACCAAACGCGAGCGATTCGTCATCTGATCAGCCTAGGGATGTCATGGGAGGGCTCATGTCGATGAGAGAACAAGGGCTAATGGCTATGTACATGGATTCATCGTCTTCGCCACCATCCATCCAAGCCATGGCAGCTCTGAACCAGATGATTGAGCCATTGCCCATGCTGGAGCCTAGCGTAGACATGACCAGTGTTAACAGCGGATGCTTCAATGCGCCTCCCTGCATGACCCAAGTTGGAATTTTGAGTGCTGAGGGGCTTTATGGGGATCATGTTGGGCTCcttggaggaggaggaggttgTGTTGTTGGGGAGCAATTTTTTCCACCCGTAGAGAGTATAAGCATGGGCGAAAATGGTAACAAAACCCTCGAAAATACCTTTGATAGGAACCCTAATAACAACCCCTATAACAACGTCATCATCAACAACAACAGTAGCAACAAAGTAGAAAACATGGTTGGGGTTGGAAACTTTTGGGAAGGTGAAGATCTTAGAATTGGGGAATGGAACTTGGAGGACTTGATGAGGGATGTCtcctcctttcctttccttgatTTCCATGTTGAGTAACTTGGTTTCCCTACCTTcccaataattttcttttcctctccatcccattttaattttccttttccatttccttttctttccaagCAAACAACAAAGCCCTACGACCCAAATCCTAAACCTCAGAGTCTTAATCCCCACCTCCCTAGTCATTTAGATGTGGGAAGAGTGTTTTACAAATAAAGTTCATACACGACATCATCGTACATTAAGTAGTTTAATAATCTTTGCACTGTATGAAGAGAGATGTGAATAGTTCATATAAAAGTAGAGAGGAATACGAAAATTTAGCTGTTTCGTATAAATTGTACTTACTATGGAATTATGTACAAAAACAATGCTGGGGCTTGGAAGTTGTTATTAGTGAAAGATCAATAGGTTGTACTACACGTGgat
Proteins encoded in this region:
- the LOC100243210 gene encoding transcription factor MYB46; this translates as MRKPEKSTANGACSNTTSTGSKLRKGLWSPEEDDKLMNYMLNNGQGCWSDVARNAGLQRCGKSCRLRWINYLRPDLKRGAFSPQEEELIIHLHSLLGNRWSQIAARLPGRTDNEIKNFWNSTIKKRLKNSSSVPSPNASDSSSDQPRDVMGGLMSMREQGLMAMYMDSSSSPPSIQAMAALNQMIEPLPMLEPSVDMTSVNSGCFNAPPCMTQVGILSAEGLYGDHVGLLGGGGGCVVGEQFFPPVESISMGENGNKTLENTFDRNPNNNPYNNVIINNNSSNKVENMVGVGNFWEGEDLRIGEWNLEDLMRDVSSFPFLDFHVE